The Panthera tigris isolate Pti1 chromosome F3, P.tigris_Pti1_mat1.1, whole genome shotgun sequence genome includes a window with the following:
- the FAM189B gene encoding protein FAM189B isoform X4 — protein sequence MMPSPSDSSRSLTSRPSTRGLTHLRLHRPWLQALLTLGLAQVLLGILVVTFSMVASSVTTTESIKRSCPSWAGFSLAFSGVVGVVSWKRPFTLVVSFFSLLSVLCVMLSMAGSVLSCKNAQLARDFQDCSMEGKVCVCCPSIPLLRPCPESGQELKVAPNSTCDEARGALKNLLFSVCGLTVCAAIICTLSAIVCCIQIFSLDLVHTQLAPERSASGPLGSLGCTSSPPAPLLHTMLDLEEFVPPVPPPPYYPPEYTCSSETDAQSITYNGSMDSPVPLYPTDCPPSYEAVMGLRGDSQATLFDPQFHDGSCICERVASIVDVSMDSGSLALSAIGDLPGGSSPSEDSCLLELQGSVRSVDYVLFRSIQRSRAGYCLSLDCGLRGPFEDSPLPRRPPRAARSYSCSAPEAPPPLGAPTAARSCHRLEGWPPWVGPCFPELRRRVPRGGGRPGAAAAPPPRAPTRRFSDSSGSLTPPGHRPPNPAPPPPLLLPRSHSDPGITTSSDTADFRDLYTKVLEEEAASVSSADTARCPSPKLLRARSAEKRRPVPTFPKVPLPSGPAPAHSLGDLKSSWPGRGLVTRFFQMSKKAPDPSGNGAHGLKQVPHSPWGRPGRESLHLRSCGDLSSGSSLRRLLSARRLERATRPHSLSLNGGSRETGL from the exons ATGATGCCCTCGCCCAGTGACTCCAGCCGCTCGCTGACCAGTCGACCCAGCACCCGGGGCCTTACCCACCTCCGCCTCCACCGACCCTGGCTGCAGGCCCTGCTCACGCTGGGGCTGGCTCAGGTGCTCCTGGGCATCCTGGTGGTCACCTTCAGCATGGTGGCCTCCTCCGTCACCACCACCGAGAGCATCAAGAGGTCCTGCCCGTCTTGGGCTGGATTCTCG CTGGCGTTCTCCGGGGTAGTTGGCGTTGTGTCTTGGAAGCGGCCATTCACTCTAGTG gtctccttcttctccttgctTTCGGTGCTCTGTGTCATGCTCAGCATGGCTGGCTCTGTTCTCTCCTGTAAGAACGCTCAGCTGGCCCGAGACTTCCAAGACTGCTCCATG GAAGGAAAGGTCTGTGTGTGCTGCCCCTCCATTCCCCTGCTTCGGCCCTGTCCAGAGTCGGGGCAGGAACTGAAAGTTGCCCCCAACTCCACCTGTGACGAAGCCCGAGGGGCCCTCAAG aACCTGCTCTTCAGCGTCTGCGGGCTCACCGTCTGTGCCGCCATCATCTGTACCCTCTCAGCTATTGTCTGCTGCATCCAAATCTTCTCCCTGGACCTCGTGCACACG CAGCTGGCCCCAGAGCGCTCAGCCTCAGGCCCCTTGGGGTCTCTGGGCTGTACGTCCTCGCCGCCAGCCCCTCTGCTACACACCATGCTGGACTTGGAGGAATTTGTACCGCCGGTGCCCCCCCCACCTTACTACCCCCCGGAGTATACCTGCAGCTCGGAAACAGACGCCCAGAG caTCACCTACAATGGCTCCATGGACAGCCCGGTGCCCTTGTACCCTACTGATTGTCCCCCTTCTTATGAGGCCGTCATGGGGCTACGAGGAGACAGCCAG GCCACTCTGTTTGATCCACAGTTTCACGACGGCTCCTGCATCTGTGAGCGCGTGGCCTCCATCGTAGACG TGTCCATGGACAGCGGGTCTCTGGCGCTGTCCGCCATCGGTGACCTCCCCGGGGGCTCGAGCCCGTCGGAGGACTCGTGCCTGCTGGAGCTGCAGGGCTCCGTGCGCTCCGTCGACTACGTGCTCTTCCGCTCCATTCAGCGTAGCCGCGCCGGCTACTGCCTCAGCCTGGACTGCGGCCTGCGCGGCCCCTTCGAGGACAGCCCCCTGCCGCGGAGGCCCCCCAGGGCCGCCCGCTCCTACTCCTGCTCCGcccccgaggccccgccccctctgGGGGCCCCCACGGCCGCCCGCAGCTGCCACCGGCTGGAAGGCTGGCCTCCCTGGGTGGGACCCTGCTTCCCCGAGCTGAGGCGGCGGGTCCCACGGGGCGGCGGCCGGCCGGGGGCGGCAgcggccccccctccccgcgcccccacTCGCCGCTTCAGCGACAGCTCAGGTTCCCTCACCCCCCCGGGGCACCGGCCTCCGAATCCGGCTCCCCCGCCACCGCTGCTGCTGCCACGGTCCCACAGTGACCCGGGCATCACCACCTCCAGCGACACCG CTGACTTCAGGGACCTTTATACCAAAGTGCTCGAGGAAGAAGCTGCTTCCGTTTCCTCTGCAGATACAG CCCGCTGCCCTTCTCCCAAGTTGCTACGTGCCCGCTCAGCCGAGAAACGGCGCCCTGTGCCCACCTTTCCAAAGGTCCCCCTGCCCTCGGGCCCTGCACCTGCCCACTCCCTGGGAGACCTGAAGAGCAGCTGGCCAGGCCGGGGCTTGGTCACTCGTTTCTTCCAGATGTCCAAGAAGGCCCCAGACCCCAGTGGCAATGGGGCCCATGGGCTTAAGCAG GTGCCCCACAGCCCGTGGGGCCGGCCAGGCCGAGAGAGCCTCCACCTTCGAAGCTGTGGCGACCTGAGCTCCGGCTCTTCCCTGCGGCGCCTTCTGTCTGCTCGCAGGCTGGAGCGTGCCACCCGCCCCCACAGCCTCAGCCTCAACGGGGGCAGCCGGGAGACAGGGCTCTGA
- the FAM189B gene encoding protein FAM189B isoform X3 — translation MMPSPSDSSRSLTSRPSTRGLTHLRLHRPWLQALLTLGLAQVLLGILVVTFSMVASSVTTTESIKRSCPSWAGFSLAFSGVVGVVSWKRPFTLVVSFFSLLSVLCVMLSMAGSVLSCKNAQLARDFQDCSMEGKVCVCCPSIPLLRPCPESGQELKVAPNSTCDEARGALKNLLFSVCGLTVCAAIICTLSAIVCCIQIFSLDLVHTQLAPERSASGPLGSLGCTSSPPAPLLHTMLDLEEFVPPVPPPPYYPPEYTCSSETDAQSITYNGSMDSPVPLYPTDCPPSYEAVMGLRGDSQFHDGSCICERVASIVDVSMDSGSLALSAIGDLPGGSSPSEDSCLLELQGSVRSVDYVLFRSIQRSRAGYCLSLDCGLRGPFEDSPLPRRPPRAARSYSCSAPEAPPPLGAPTAARSCHRLEGWPPWVGPCFPELRRRVPRGGGRPGAAAAPPPRAPTRRFSDSSGSLTPPGHRPPNPAPPPPLLLPRSHSDPGITTSSDTADFRDLYTKVLEEEAASVSSADTGLCSEACLFRLARCPSPKLLRARSAEKRRPVPTFPKVPLPSGPAPAHSLGDLKSSWPGRGLVTRFFQMSKKAPDPSGNGAHGLKQVPHSPWGRPGRESLHLRSCGDLSSGSSLRRLLSARRLERATRPHSLSLNGGSRETGL, via the exons ATGATGCCCTCGCCCAGTGACTCCAGCCGCTCGCTGACCAGTCGACCCAGCACCCGGGGCCTTACCCACCTCCGCCTCCACCGACCCTGGCTGCAGGCCCTGCTCACGCTGGGGCTGGCTCAGGTGCTCCTGGGCATCCTGGTGGTCACCTTCAGCATGGTGGCCTCCTCCGTCACCACCACCGAGAGCATCAAGAGGTCCTGCCCGTCTTGGGCTGGATTCTCG CTGGCGTTCTCCGGGGTAGTTGGCGTTGTGTCTTGGAAGCGGCCATTCACTCTAGTG gtctccttcttctccttgctTTCGGTGCTCTGTGTCATGCTCAGCATGGCTGGCTCTGTTCTCTCCTGTAAGAACGCTCAGCTGGCCCGAGACTTCCAAGACTGCTCCATG GAAGGAAAGGTCTGTGTGTGCTGCCCCTCCATTCCCCTGCTTCGGCCCTGTCCAGAGTCGGGGCAGGAACTGAAAGTTGCCCCCAACTCCACCTGTGACGAAGCCCGAGGGGCCCTCAAG aACCTGCTCTTCAGCGTCTGCGGGCTCACCGTCTGTGCCGCCATCATCTGTACCCTCTCAGCTATTGTCTGCTGCATCCAAATCTTCTCCCTGGACCTCGTGCACACG CAGCTGGCCCCAGAGCGCTCAGCCTCAGGCCCCTTGGGGTCTCTGGGCTGTACGTCCTCGCCGCCAGCCCCTCTGCTACACACCATGCTGGACTTGGAGGAATTTGTACCGCCGGTGCCCCCCCCACCTTACTACCCCCCGGAGTATACCTGCAGCTCGGAAACAGACGCCCAGAG caTCACCTACAATGGCTCCATGGACAGCCCGGTGCCCTTGTACCCTACTGATTGTCCCCCTTCTTATGAGGCCGTCATGGGGCTACGAGGAGACAGCCAG TTTCACGACGGCTCCTGCATCTGTGAGCGCGTGGCCTCCATCGTAGACG TGTCCATGGACAGCGGGTCTCTGGCGCTGTCCGCCATCGGTGACCTCCCCGGGGGCTCGAGCCCGTCGGAGGACTCGTGCCTGCTGGAGCTGCAGGGCTCCGTGCGCTCCGTCGACTACGTGCTCTTCCGCTCCATTCAGCGTAGCCGCGCCGGCTACTGCCTCAGCCTGGACTGCGGCCTGCGCGGCCCCTTCGAGGACAGCCCCCTGCCGCGGAGGCCCCCCAGGGCCGCCCGCTCCTACTCCTGCTCCGcccccgaggccccgccccctctgGGGGCCCCCACGGCCGCCCGCAGCTGCCACCGGCTGGAAGGCTGGCCTCCCTGGGTGGGACCCTGCTTCCCCGAGCTGAGGCGGCGGGTCCCACGGGGCGGCGGCCGGCCGGGGGCGGCAgcggccccccctccccgcgcccccacTCGCCGCTTCAGCGACAGCTCAGGTTCCCTCACCCCCCCGGGGCACCGGCCTCCGAATCCGGCTCCCCCGCCACCGCTGCTGCTGCCACGGTCCCACAGTGACCCGGGCATCACCACCTCCAGCGACACCG CTGACTTCAGGGACCTTTATACCAAAGTGCTCGAGGAAGAAGCTGCTTCCGTTTCCTCTGCAGATACAG ggctCTGCTCTGAAGCCTGCCTCTTCCGTCTAGCCCGCTGCCCTTCTCCCAAGTTGCTACGTGCCCGCTCAGCCGAGAAACGGCGCCCTGTGCCCACCTTTCCAAAGGTCCCCCTGCCCTCGGGCCCTGCACCTGCCCACTCCCTGGGAGACCTGAAGAGCAGCTGGCCAGGCCGGGGCTTGGTCACTCGTTTCTTCCAGATGTCCAAGAAGGCCCCAGACCCCAGTGGCAATGGGGCCCATGGGCTTAAGCAG GTGCCCCACAGCCCGTGGGGCCGGCCAGGCCGAGAGAGCCTCCACCTTCGAAGCTGTGGCGACCTGAGCTCCGGCTCTTCCCTGCGGCGCCTTCTGTCTGCTCGCAGGCTGGAGCGTGCCACCCGCCCCCACAGCCTCAGCCTCAACGGGGGCAGCCGGGAGACAGGGCTCTGA
- the FAM189B gene encoding protein FAM189B isoform X5, whose amino-acid sequence MMPSPSDSSRSLTSRPSTRGLTHLRLHRPWLQALLTLGLAQVLLGILVVTFSMVASSVTTTESIKRSCPSWAGFSVSFFSLLSVLCVMLSMAGSVLSCKNAQLARDFQDCSMEGKVCVCCPSIPLLRPCPESGQELKVAPNSTCDEARGALKNLLFSVCGLTVCAAIICTLSAIVCCIQIFSLDLVHTQLAPERSASGPLGSLGCTSSPPAPLLHTMLDLEEFVPPVPPPPYYPPEYTCSSETDAQSITYNGSMDSPVPLYPTDCPPSYEAVMGLRGDSQATLFDPQFHDGSCICERVASIVDVSMDSGSLALSAIGDLPGGSSPSEDSCLLELQGSVRSVDYVLFRSIQRSRAGYCLSLDCGLRGPFEDSPLPRRPPRAARSYSCSAPEAPPPLGAPTAARSCHRLEGWPPWVGPCFPELRRRVPRGGGRPGAAAAPPPRAPTRRFSDSSGSLTPPGHRPPNPAPPPPLLLPRSHSDPGITTSSDTADFRDLYTKVLEEEAASVSSADTGLCSEACLFRLARCPSPKLLRARSAEKRRPVPTFPKVPLPSGPAPAHSLGDLKSSWPGRGLVTRFFQMSKKAPDPSGNGAHGLKQVPHSPWGRPGRESLHLRSCGDLSSGSSLRRLLSARRLERATRPHSLSLNGGSRETGL is encoded by the exons ATGATGCCCTCGCCCAGTGACTCCAGCCGCTCGCTGACCAGTCGACCCAGCACCCGGGGCCTTACCCACCTCCGCCTCCACCGACCCTGGCTGCAGGCCCTGCTCACGCTGGGGCTGGCTCAGGTGCTCCTGGGCATCCTGGTGGTCACCTTCAGCATGGTGGCCTCCTCCGTCACCACCACCGAGAGCATCAAGAGGTCCTGCCCGTCTTGGGCTGGATTCTCG gtctccttcttctccttgctTTCGGTGCTCTGTGTCATGCTCAGCATGGCTGGCTCTGTTCTCTCCTGTAAGAACGCTCAGCTGGCCCGAGACTTCCAAGACTGCTCCATG GAAGGAAAGGTCTGTGTGTGCTGCCCCTCCATTCCCCTGCTTCGGCCCTGTCCAGAGTCGGGGCAGGAACTGAAAGTTGCCCCCAACTCCACCTGTGACGAAGCCCGAGGGGCCCTCAAG aACCTGCTCTTCAGCGTCTGCGGGCTCACCGTCTGTGCCGCCATCATCTGTACCCTCTCAGCTATTGTCTGCTGCATCCAAATCTTCTCCCTGGACCTCGTGCACACG CAGCTGGCCCCAGAGCGCTCAGCCTCAGGCCCCTTGGGGTCTCTGGGCTGTACGTCCTCGCCGCCAGCCCCTCTGCTACACACCATGCTGGACTTGGAGGAATTTGTACCGCCGGTGCCCCCCCCACCTTACTACCCCCCGGAGTATACCTGCAGCTCGGAAACAGACGCCCAGAG caTCACCTACAATGGCTCCATGGACAGCCCGGTGCCCTTGTACCCTACTGATTGTCCCCCTTCTTATGAGGCCGTCATGGGGCTACGAGGAGACAGCCAG GCCACTCTGTTTGATCCACAGTTTCACGACGGCTCCTGCATCTGTGAGCGCGTGGCCTCCATCGTAGACG TGTCCATGGACAGCGGGTCTCTGGCGCTGTCCGCCATCGGTGACCTCCCCGGGGGCTCGAGCCCGTCGGAGGACTCGTGCCTGCTGGAGCTGCAGGGCTCCGTGCGCTCCGTCGACTACGTGCTCTTCCGCTCCATTCAGCGTAGCCGCGCCGGCTACTGCCTCAGCCTGGACTGCGGCCTGCGCGGCCCCTTCGAGGACAGCCCCCTGCCGCGGAGGCCCCCCAGGGCCGCCCGCTCCTACTCCTGCTCCGcccccgaggccccgccccctctgGGGGCCCCCACGGCCGCCCGCAGCTGCCACCGGCTGGAAGGCTGGCCTCCCTGGGTGGGACCCTGCTTCCCCGAGCTGAGGCGGCGGGTCCCACGGGGCGGCGGCCGGCCGGGGGCGGCAgcggccccccctccccgcgcccccacTCGCCGCTTCAGCGACAGCTCAGGTTCCCTCACCCCCCCGGGGCACCGGCCTCCGAATCCGGCTCCCCCGCCACCGCTGCTGCTGCCACGGTCCCACAGTGACCCGGGCATCACCACCTCCAGCGACACCG CTGACTTCAGGGACCTTTATACCAAAGTGCTCGAGGAAGAAGCTGCTTCCGTTTCCTCTGCAGATACAG ggctCTGCTCTGAAGCCTGCCTCTTCCGTCTAGCCCGCTGCCCTTCTCCCAAGTTGCTACGTGCCCGCTCAGCCGAGAAACGGCGCCCTGTGCCCACCTTTCCAAAGGTCCCCCTGCCCTCGGGCCCTGCACCTGCCCACTCCCTGGGAGACCTGAAGAGCAGCTGGCCAGGCCGGGGCTTGGTCACTCGTTTCTTCCAGATGTCCAAGAAGGCCCCAGACCCCAGTGGCAATGGGGCCCATGGGCTTAAGCAG GTGCCCCACAGCCCGTGGGGCCGGCCAGGCCGAGAGAGCCTCCACCTTCGAAGCTGTGGCGACCTGAGCTCCGGCTCTTCCCTGCGGCGCCTTCTGTCTGCTCGCAGGCTGGAGCGTGCCACCCGCCCCCACAGCCTCAGCCTCAACGGGGGCAGCCGGGAGACAGGGCTCTGA
- the FAM189B gene encoding protein FAM189B isoform X1, translating to MMPSPSDSSRSLTSRPSTRGLTHLRLHRPWLQALLTLGLAQVLLGILVVTFSMVASSVTTTESIKRSCPSWAGFSLAFSGVVGVVSWKRPFTLVVSFFSLLSVLCVMLSMAGSVLSCKNAQLARDFQDCSMEGKVCVCCPSIPLLRPCPESGQELKVAPNSTCDEARGALKNLLFSVCGLTVCAAIICTLSAIVCCIQIFSLDLVHTQLAPERSASGPLGSLGCTSSPPAPLLHTMLDLEEFVPPVPPPPYYPPEYTCSSETDAQSITYNGSMDSPVPLYPTDCPPSYEAVMGLRGDSQATLFDPQFHDGSCICERVASIVDVSMDSGSLALSAIGDLPGGSSPSEDSCLLELQGSVRSVDYVLFRSIQRSRAGYCLSLDCGLRGPFEDSPLPRRPPRAARSYSCSAPEAPPPLGAPTAARSCHRLEGWPPWVGPCFPELRRRVPRGGGRPGAAAAPPPRAPTRRFSDSSGSLTPPGHRPPNPAPPPPLLLPRSHSDPGITTSSDTADFRDLYTKVLEEEAASVSSADTGLCSEACLFRLARCPSPKLLRARSAEKRRPVPTFPKVPLPSGPAPAHSLGDLKSSWPGRGLVTRFFQMSKKAPDPSGNGAHGLKQVPHSPWGRPGRESLHLRSCGDLSSGSSLRRLLSARRLERATRPHSLSLNGGSRETGL from the exons ATGATGCCCTCGCCCAGTGACTCCAGCCGCTCGCTGACCAGTCGACCCAGCACCCGGGGCCTTACCCACCTCCGCCTCCACCGACCCTGGCTGCAGGCCCTGCTCACGCTGGGGCTGGCTCAGGTGCTCCTGGGCATCCTGGTGGTCACCTTCAGCATGGTGGCCTCCTCCGTCACCACCACCGAGAGCATCAAGAGGTCCTGCCCGTCTTGGGCTGGATTCTCG CTGGCGTTCTCCGGGGTAGTTGGCGTTGTGTCTTGGAAGCGGCCATTCACTCTAGTG gtctccttcttctccttgctTTCGGTGCTCTGTGTCATGCTCAGCATGGCTGGCTCTGTTCTCTCCTGTAAGAACGCTCAGCTGGCCCGAGACTTCCAAGACTGCTCCATG GAAGGAAAGGTCTGTGTGTGCTGCCCCTCCATTCCCCTGCTTCGGCCCTGTCCAGAGTCGGGGCAGGAACTGAAAGTTGCCCCCAACTCCACCTGTGACGAAGCCCGAGGGGCCCTCAAG aACCTGCTCTTCAGCGTCTGCGGGCTCACCGTCTGTGCCGCCATCATCTGTACCCTCTCAGCTATTGTCTGCTGCATCCAAATCTTCTCCCTGGACCTCGTGCACACG CAGCTGGCCCCAGAGCGCTCAGCCTCAGGCCCCTTGGGGTCTCTGGGCTGTACGTCCTCGCCGCCAGCCCCTCTGCTACACACCATGCTGGACTTGGAGGAATTTGTACCGCCGGTGCCCCCCCCACCTTACTACCCCCCGGAGTATACCTGCAGCTCGGAAACAGACGCCCAGAG caTCACCTACAATGGCTCCATGGACAGCCCGGTGCCCTTGTACCCTACTGATTGTCCCCCTTCTTATGAGGCCGTCATGGGGCTACGAGGAGACAGCCAG GCCACTCTGTTTGATCCACAGTTTCACGACGGCTCCTGCATCTGTGAGCGCGTGGCCTCCATCGTAGACG TGTCCATGGACAGCGGGTCTCTGGCGCTGTCCGCCATCGGTGACCTCCCCGGGGGCTCGAGCCCGTCGGAGGACTCGTGCCTGCTGGAGCTGCAGGGCTCCGTGCGCTCCGTCGACTACGTGCTCTTCCGCTCCATTCAGCGTAGCCGCGCCGGCTACTGCCTCAGCCTGGACTGCGGCCTGCGCGGCCCCTTCGAGGACAGCCCCCTGCCGCGGAGGCCCCCCAGGGCCGCCCGCTCCTACTCCTGCTCCGcccccgaggccccgccccctctgGGGGCCCCCACGGCCGCCCGCAGCTGCCACCGGCTGGAAGGCTGGCCTCCCTGGGTGGGACCCTGCTTCCCCGAGCTGAGGCGGCGGGTCCCACGGGGCGGCGGCCGGCCGGGGGCGGCAgcggccccccctccccgcgcccccacTCGCCGCTTCAGCGACAGCTCAGGTTCCCTCACCCCCCCGGGGCACCGGCCTCCGAATCCGGCTCCCCCGCCACCGCTGCTGCTGCCACGGTCCCACAGTGACCCGGGCATCACCACCTCCAGCGACACCG CTGACTTCAGGGACCTTTATACCAAAGTGCTCGAGGAAGAAGCTGCTTCCGTTTCCTCTGCAGATACAG ggctCTGCTCTGAAGCCTGCCTCTTCCGTCTAGCCCGCTGCCCTTCTCCCAAGTTGCTACGTGCCCGCTCAGCCGAGAAACGGCGCCCTGTGCCCACCTTTCCAAAGGTCCCCCTGCCCTCGGGCCCTGCACCTGCCCACTCCCTGGGAGACCTGAAGAGCAGCTGGCCAGGCCGGGGCTTGGTCACTCGTTTCTTCCAGATGTCCAAGAAGGCCCCAGACCCCAGTGGCAATGGGGCCCATGGGCTTAAGCAG GTGCCCCACAGCCCGTGGGGCCGGCCAGGCCGAGAGAGCCTCCACCTTCGAAGCTGTGGCGACCTGAGCTCCGGCTCTTCCCTGCGGCGCCTTCTGTCTGCTCGCAGGCTGGAGCGTGCCACCCGCCCCCACAGCCTCAGCCTCAACGGGGGCAGCCGGGAGACAGGGCTCTGA
- the FAM189B gene encoding protein FAM189B isoform X2 — MMPSPSDSSRSLTSRPSTRGLTHLRLHRPWLQALLTLGLAQVLLGILVVTFSMVASSVTTTESIKRSCPSWAGFSLAFSGVVGVVSWKRPFTLVVSFFSLLSVLCVMLSMAGSVLSCKNAQLARDFQDCSMEGKVCVCCPSIPLLRPCPESGQELKVAPNSTCDEARGALKNLLFSVCGLTVCAAIICTLSAIVCCIQIFSLDLVHTLAPERSASGPLGSLGCTSSPPAPLLHTMLDLEEFVPPVPPPPYYPPEYTCSSETDAQSITYNGSMDSPVPLYPTDCPPSYEAVMGLRGDSQATLFDPQFHDGSCICERVASIVDVSMDSGSLALSAIGDLPGGSSPSEDSCLLELQGSVRSVDYVLFRSIQRSRAGYCLSLDCGLRGPFEDSPLPRRPPRAARSYSCSAPEAPPPLGAPTAARSCHRLEGWPPWVGPCFPELRRRVPRGGGRPGAAAAPPPRAPTRRFSDSSGSLTPPGHRPPNPAPPPPLLLPRSHSDPGITTSSDTADFRDLYTKVLEEEAASVSSADTGLCSEACLFRLARCPSPKLLRARSAEKRRPVPTFPKVPLPSGPAPAHSLGDLKSSWPGRGLVTRFFQMSKKAPDPSGNGAHGLKQVPHSPWGRPGRESLHLRSCGDLSSGSSLRRLLSARRLERATRPHSLSLNGGSRETGL; from the exons ATGATGCCCTCGCCCAGTGACTCCAGCCGCTCGCTGACCAGTCGACCCAGCACCCGGGGCCTTACCCACCTCCGCCTCCACCGACCCTGGCTGCAGGCCCTGCTCACGCTGGGGCTGGCTCAGGTGCTCCTGGGCATCCTGGTGGTCACCTTCAGCATGGTGGCCTCCTCCGTCACCACCACCGAGAGCATCAAGAGGTCCTGCCCGTCTTGGGCTGGATTCTCG CTGGCGTTCTCCGGGGTAGTTGGCGTTGTGTCTTGGAAGCGGCCATTCACTCTAGTG gtctccttcttctccttgctTTCGGTGCTCTGTGTCATGCTCAGCATGGCTGGCTCTGTTCTCTCCTGTAAGAACGCTCAGCTGGCCCGAGACTTCCAAGACTGCTCCATG GAAGGAAAGGTCTGTGTGTGCTGCCCCTCCATTCCCCTGCTTCGGCCCTGTCCAGAGTCGGGGCAGGAACTGAAAGTTGCCCCCAACTCCACCTGTGACGAAGCCCGAGGGGCCCTCAAG aACCTGCTCTTCAGCGTCTGCGGGCTCACCGTCTGTGCCGCCATCATCTGTACCCTCTCAGCTATTGTCTGCTGCATCCAAATCTTCTCCCTGGACCTCGTGCACACG CTGGCCCCAGAGCGCTCAGCCTCAGGCCCCTTGGGGTCTCTGGGCTGTACGTCCTCGCCGCCAGCCCCTCTGCTACACACCATGCTGGACTTGGAGGAATTTGTACCGCCGGTGCCCCCCCCACCTTACTACCCCCCGGAGTATACCTGCAGCTCGGAAACAGACGCCCAGAG caTCACCTACAATGGCTCCATGGACAGCCCGGTGCCCTTGTACCCTACTGATTGTCCCCCTTCTTATGAGGCCGTCATGGGGCTACGAGGAGACAGCCAG GCCACTCTGTTTGATCCACAGTTTCACGACGGCTCCTGCATCTGTGAGCGCGTGGCCTCCATCGTAGACG TGTCCATGGACAGCGGGTCTCTGGCGCTGTCCGCCATCGGTGACCTCCCCGGGGGCTCGAGCCCGTCGGAGGACTCGTGCCTGCTGGAGCTGCAGGGCTCCGTGCGCTCCGTCGACTACGTGCTCTTCCGCTCCATTCAGCGTAGCCGCGCCGGCTACTGCCTCAGCCTGGACTGCGGCCTGCGCGGCCCCTTCGAGGACAGCCCCCTGCCGCGGAGGCCCCCCAGGGCCGCCCGCTCCTACTCCTGCTCCGcccccgaggccccgccccctctgGGGGCCCCCACGGCCGCCCGCAGCTGCCACCGGCTGGAAGGCTGGCCTCCCTGGGTGGGACCCTGCTTCCCCGAGCTGAGGCGGCGGGTCCCACGGGGCGGCGGCCGGCCGGGGGCGGCAgcggccccccctccccgcgcccccacTCGCCGCTTCAGCGACAGCTCAGGTTCCCTCACCCCCCCGGGGCACCGGCCTCCGAATCCGGCTCCCCCGCCACCGCTGCTGCTGCCACGGTCCCACAGTGACCCGGGCATCACCACCTCCAGCGACACCG CTGACTTCAGGGACCTTTATACCAAAGTGCTCGAGGAAGAAGCTGCTTCCGTTTCCTCTGCAGATACAG ggctCTGCTCTGAAGCCTGCCTCTTCCGTCTAGCCCGCTGCCCTTCTCCCAAGTTGCTACGTGCCCGCTCAGCCGAGAAACGGCGCCCTGTGCCCACCTTTCCAAAGGTCCCCCTGCCCTCGGGCCCTGCACCTGCCCACTCCCTGGGAGACCTGAAGAGCAGCTGGCCAGGCCGGGGCTTGGTCACTCGTTTCTTCCAGATGTCCAAGAAGGCCCCAGACCCCAGTGGCAATGGGGCCCATGGGCTTAAGCAG GTGCCCCACAGCCCGTGGGGCCGGCCAGGCCGAGAGAGCCTCCACCTTCGAAGCTGTGGCGACCTGAGCTCCGGCTCTTCCCTGCGGCGCCTTCTGTCTGCTCGCAGGCTGGAGCGTGCCACCCGCCCCCACAGCCTCAGCCTCAACGGGGGCAGCCGGGAGACAGGGCTCTGA